Proteins encoded in a region of the Anoxybacillus amylolyticus genome:
- a CDS encoding CDGSH iron-sulfur domain-containing protein: MAKVQIKVNDNGSFRVTGEVELIDAEGNKFETKETFSLCRCGMSQKMPFCDGSHKGKFQSVVRATPSQS; the protein is encoded by the coding sequence ATGGCTAAAGTACAAATTAAAGTAAATGACAACGGCTCATTTCGCGTAACAGGAGAAGTGGAATTAATCGACGCGGAAGGCAACAAATTCGAAACGAAAGAAACGTTTTCGCTCTGTCGTTGCGGCATGTCGCAAAAGATGCCGTTTTGTGACGGATCGCATAAAGGAAAGTTCCAATCGGTCGTCCGTGCCACCCCATCGCAATCATAG
- a CDS encoding YqzH family protein, producing MNRLDEKWLKKFVQNCLRQYGRDTEAFPLTDSEWADLYQNIMRENETHPEMDVYEIVHDVVYEYMTK from the coding sequence ATGAATCGATTGGACGAAAAATGGCTAAAAAAATTCGTGCAAAACTGCCTTCGCCAATATGGGCGAGATACGGAAGCGTTCCCGCTCACCGATTCGGAGTGGGCGGATCTATATCAAAACATCATGCGAGAAAACGAAACACATCCAGAGATGGATGTATACGAAATCGTTCATGATGTCGTGTATGAGTATATGACAAAATAA
- a CDS encoding SDR family NAD(P)-dependent oxidoreductase → MVRSLEGKYVVITGASGGLGERIAYEVAKRRGIPVLLARNEKNLAQISEKIKATYGVPCRYERLDVSDLAAVEALFQKLLQEIEIDVLVNNAGFGVFRYVEDIDLKETEAMFAVNVCGLIACTKMVYRQMMERRKGHIINIASQAGKIATPKSSVYAATKHAVLGFTNSLRMEAAQYGIFVTAVNPGPIETNFFSVADATGDYVKNVKRWMLQADDVARRVVDAMMTPTREVNMPRWMNAGSKLYQMFPSLVEAMGKNAFFKK, encoded by the coding sequence ATGGTGAGGAGTTTGGAGGGAAAATACGTCGTCATTACCGGCGCATCCGGAGGGCTTGGCGAGCGGATCGCTTATGAAGTGGCGAAAAGGCGCGGTATTCCGGTATTGCTTGCGCGCAATGAGAAAAACTTAGCGCAGATTTCGGAAAAGATAAAAGCGACATACGGTGTTCCGTGCCGTTATGAACGATTGGATGTCAGTGACCTCGCCGCGGTTGAAGCATTGTTTCAAAAGCTGTTGCAAGAAATAGAAATCGATGTGCTTGTCAACAATGCTGGGTTTGGCGTGTTTCGCTACGTCGAAGACATTGATTTAAAAGAGACGGAAGCGATGTTTGCGGTGAACGTATGCGGGCTGATTGCTTGTACGAAAATGGTGTATCGACAGATGATGGAGCGGCGGAAAGGGCATATTATCAATATTGCTTCACAGGCGGGGAAAATTGCGACGCCGAAGTCGAGCGTTTATGCGGCGACGAAGCATGCGGTGCTTGGGTTTACGAACAGCTTGCGCATGGAAGCGGCGCAATATGGGATATTTGTGACCGCCGTCAACCCTGGACCGATTGAAACGAACTTTTTTTCTGTTGCCGATGCAACAGGGGATTACGTAAAAAATGTGAAACGGTGGATGCTTCAAGCAGATGACGTCGCTCGCCGCGTCGTCGATGCGATGATGACACCGACGCGTGAAGTGAACATGCCGCGCTGGATGAATGCTGGAAGTAAGCTGTATCAGATGTTTCCGTCGCTCGTTGAAGCGATGGGGAAAAATGCTTTTTTTAAAAAATAA
- a CDS encoding MBL fold metallo-hydrolase, with translation MEKEVYRIVVPTPFPVGDVNMYIVKGELLTLIDAGVKTEEAWQVFQCQLREIGYEPSDIEQVVLTHHHPDHVGLLDYLPDSIPVIAHPKAQPWISKDPKFLEWHQHYFEQFLVECGIDAAFLPQLPKLRRSLRYSCERSLTTAISEGDRINGMEGWAVIETPGHAQSHIVLYREKDGLMIGGDHLLAKVSSNPLLEPPEIGTWERPKPLLQYNDSLKKLLSYDIAKIKTGHGEDVTDVPELVEKRLKKQHERAEQVLEMLTQGPMTAFDVCRHLFSTVYEREFLLTMSETIGQLDYLEHIGEIMKRKENDAYVYEAVRW, from the coding sequence ATGGAAAAAGAGGTGTATCGCATTGTCGTTCCGACGCCGTTTCCTGTCGGGGACGTCAATATGTATATTGTCAAAGGTGAGTTACTGACATTAATCGATGCCGGGGTGAAAACGGAAGAAGCGTGGCAAGTGTTTCAATGCCAATTGAGAGAAATAGGCTATGAACCGAGCGATATTGAACAAGTGGTCTTGACGCATCATCATCCTGACCATGTCGGCTTGCTTGATTATTTGCCAGATTCCATTCCGGTCATCGCCCATCCGAAAGCGCAGCCATGGATTAGCAAAGACCCGAAGTTTTTGGAGTGGCATCAGCATTACTTTGAACAATTTTTAGTTGAGTGTGGTATTGATGCTGCGTTTTTGCCGCAGCTGCCGAAACTTCGCCGTTCGCTTCGCTATTCATGCGAGCGCTCGCTCACCACAGCGATCTCGGAAGGCGACCGCATCAACGGTATGGAAGGTTGGGCGGTAATTGAAACGCCAGGGCATGCGCAAAGCCATATCGTGTTGTATCGGGAAAAAGACGGGCTGATGATTGGCGGTGACCATCTATTAGCAAAAGTGTCATCAAATCCGCTTTTAGAACCTCCGGAAATCGGAACATGGGAACGTCCGAAACCACTTTTGCAATATAATGATTCATTAAAAAAATTGCTGTCATATGACATTGCGAAAATAAAAACAGGGCATGGTGAAGATGTCACCGACGTGCCGGAGCTAGTGGAAAAGCGGTTGAAAAAACAACATGAGCGCGCGGAACAAGTATTAGAGATGTTAACACAAGGACCAATGACTGCCTTTGATGTATGCCGACATCTTTTTTCAACCGTGTATGAGCGGGAATTTTTGCTGACGATGTCAGAAACAATCGGACAGCTCGATTATTTAGAACATATCGGGGAGATAATGAAACGAAAAGAAAACGATGCGTATGTTTATGAGGCGGTGAGATGGTGA